Proteins encoded together in one Halothermothrix orenii H 168 window:
- the rsfS gene encoding ribosome silencing factor, translating to MSNNTEKTTKELAILAAEAAEDKKANDVQVLDVKELTIIADYFVICSGNSEPQVKAIARSVEDKLGEEGIHPQKVAGKDNARWILMDYADVIVHIFLEEERQYYELERLWADAEQILRKGE from the coding sequence ATGAGTAATAATACTGAAAAGACTACTAAAGAGTTAGCTATACTGGCTGCTGAAGCAGCTGAAGATAAAAAAGCAAATGATGTTCAGGTATTAGATGTCAAGGAGTTAACTATAATAGCCGATTATTTTGTGATATGCAGTGGTAATTCAGAACCACAGGTTAAGGCGATAGCGAGGTCAGTGGAAGATAAGCTTGGAGAAGAAGGCATACATCCCCAGAAAGTGGCGGGAAAAGATAATGCCCGCTGGATATTGATGGATTATGCCGATGTTATTGTTCATATCTTTTTAGAAGAGGAAAGACAGTATTATGAGCTTGAGAGGTTATGGGCTGACGCCGAGCAAATATTGAGAAAGGGTGAATAA
- a CDS encoding LCP family protein, with translation MRKPSKSIIATLFIILFITGFILAIIFNTQFSVLRRNPFNTSKLNILVVGYDSSINGPPRADTIILASVDLDTKEVGILSIPRDTRVEIPGHGVNRVNASHAFGGVKLTHETLESFLNVRIDYYVETDFQGFARIVDAIGGVKVYIEEPLHYVDKAGGLYIDLPAGEHLLNGEKALEYVRFREPVYGDIGRIKRQQKFIKSMIKKVLSPDTIVKLPAIYKIFRESVKTNIPLKDISPFIHLFKDVNLDNIQAEIVPGEPRYIDGVSYWISDRKKLGILVENLIMSKEYINNGQYHLVINNGNGVTGLAGELSDELEKYGFYIEKIGNADHFDYNNTLIKYYDIRDKNCAFKIQKLIGGKVKHVEDTEKGFLEIIIGHDYLKRIDYKEEKKKIEKKEDKGVGKKDE, from the coding sequence ATGAGAAAGCCCAGCAAGTCTATTATAGCAACACTCTTTATAATATTATTTATAACTGGTTTTATTCTGGCTATTATCTTTAATACCCAGTTTAGTGTCTTACGGAGAAACCCCTTTAATACTTCTAAATTGAATATTCTTGTAGTTGGTTATGATTCCTCAATAAATGGTCCCCCCCGGGCTGATACTATAATTCTGGCCAGTGTTGATTTAGATACAAAAGAAGTTGGGATTCTGTCAATTCCAAGGGATACAAGGGTTGAAATTCCTGGACATGGTGTTAACCGGGTTAATGCTTCCCATGCCTTCGGTGGGGTGAAATTAACTCATGAAACTCTGGAATCATTTTTGAATGTCAGGATAGATTATTATGTGGAAACAGATTTTCAGGGTTTTGCCCGTATTGTTGATGCCATTGGTGGAGTTAAAGTTTATATAGAAGAACCCCTCCATTATGTTGATAAGGCAGGTGGGTTATATATAGATTTACCGGCTGGAGAGCATCTACTAAATGGTGAAAAAGCCCTGGAATATGTCAGATTCAGGGAGCCCGTATATGGAGATATTGGGAGAATAAAGAGGCAGCAGAAATTTATAAAGTCAATGATTAAAAAAGTACTCAGTCCAGATACTATAGTTAAGCTCCCTGCTATTTATAAAATTTTCAGGGAGTCAGTTAAAACCAATATTCCTCTCAAGGATATAAGTCCTTTTATTCATCTTTTTAAAGATGTTAACCTGGATAATATCCAGGCAGAGATTGTCCCTGGTGAACCCAGATATATAGATGGTGTCAGTTACTGGATTTCTGATAGAAAGAAACTTGGGATCCTGGTTGAAAACCTTATAATGAGTAAAGAATATATTAATAATGGGCAGTATCATTTAGTTATTAATAATGGCAATGGAGTAACTGGACTAGCCGGTGAACTGTCCGATGAACTTGAGAAATATGGTTTCTATATTGAGAAGATAGGAAATGCTGATCACTTTGATTATAATAATACTCTTATTAAGTACTATGACATAAGGGATAAAAATTGTGCTTTTAAGATACAAAAATTAATTGGTGGCAAAGTGAAACATGTTGAAGATACTGAAAAGGGTTTTCTGGAGATAATTATTGGCCATGATTATTTAAAAAGAATAGATTATAAAGAAGAAAAGAAAAAAATAGAAAAGAAAGAAGATAAGGGAGTTGGTAAAAAGGATGAGTAA
- the yqeK gene encoding bis(5'-nucleosyl)-tetraphosphatase (symmetrical) YqeK, which translates to MKRKLSKERFEHTLGVAEVAGDLAKKYGGSWKKARLAGLLHDCAKGLGLDRLIELARMSSFSVDEYEMNLPPLLHAPAGAFLARQEFGVNDQEILEAIRHHTVGSPDLSTTGLIIFVADFIEPNRQFPGVEKLRKEVDKSLIHGVIAACNQSLEYNIKKGRIIHPNTLLLRNECLRRIQ; encoded by the coding sequence TTGAAAAGAAAACTTAGCAAAGAAAGGTTTGAACATACTCTAGGTGTTGCCGAAGTAGCTGGTGATCTGGCAAAAAAGTACGGGGGGAGCTGGAAAAAAGCACGTCTGGCCGGTTTACTCCATGACTGTGCTAAAGGCCTTGGCCTGGACAGGCTTATAGAGCTGGCAAGGATGTCATCTTTTTCAGTAGATGAATATGAAATGAATTTACCCCCTTTATTACATGCCCCGGCCGGGGCTTTTCTGGCCAGGCAGGAGTTTGGAGTAAATGATCAGGAAATACTGGAAGCTATCAGGCACCATACAGTTGGTAGCCCTGATTTGAGTACGACCGGACTGATAATATTTGTAGCCGATTTTATAGAGCCCAATAGGCAGTTTCCCGGGGTTGAAAAGTTGAGAAAAGAAGTTGATAAAAGTCTTATCCATGGTGTTATCGCTGCCTGTAATCAGTCTCTTGAGTATAACATAAAAAAAGGTCGCATTATACATCCCAATACTTTACTGCTTAGAAACGAATGTTTAAGGAGGATACAATAG
- the nadD gene encoding nicotinate-nucleotide adenylyltransferase, which translates to MDNRYQRIAVMGGTFDPVHLGHLIIAEQSYNHFHLDKVIFMPAGIPPHKSGKKITASRHRLEMLKRAISDNPHFDYSTYELEKEGKSYTVETLRFLYNKKIAREIYFIIGADSLLDIYNWKEPEYLLEKGNFIVAPRPGYSLKGIFENSKYNIYRNNIYILKEPLIDISSSRLREQVNRGESIRYQTLPCVISYIEEEGLYRGD; encoded by the coding sequence ATGGATAACAGATATCAACGAATTGCCGTCATGGGGGGGACCTTTGACCCGGTTCACCTGGGACACCTTATCATTGCTGAACAATCATATAACCACTTTCATCTGGATAAAGTAATATTTATGCCAGCGGGTATTCCCCCTCATAAGAGTGGTAAAAAAATTACTGCTAGCAGACATAGGTTAGAAATGTTAAAACGGGCAATATCAGATAATCCCCATTTTGATTATTCTACCTATGAGTTGGAGAAAGAAGGTAAGTCATATACGGTTGAGACTCTCAGGTTTCTTTATAATAAGAAAATAGCCAGGGAGATTTATTTTATAATCGGGGCTGATTCACTTCTTGATATATATAACTGGAAGGAGCCTGAATATCTATTGGAAAAAGGTAATTTTATTGTGGCCCCGAGGCCTGGTTATTCCCTGAAGGGTATATTTGAAAATAGCAAGTATAATATTTACCGTAATAATATTTATATTTTAAAAGAGCCTTTAATTGATATATCATCATCCAGATTAAGGGAACAGGTAAACAGGGGGGAATCCATCAGGTATCAGACCCTCCCCTGTGTAATATCATATATAGAAGAAGAGGGTCTGTACAGAGGTGATTGA
- a CDS encoding small, acid-soluble spore protein, alpha/beta type, with product MSSKNKKTDDITLLQLKLEVAQELGLIEKVKKVGWAGLTAEETGKIGGYMTQKIKNLKKRKLD from the coding sequence ATGTCCAGTAAAAACAAAAAGACAGATGATATAACCCTGTTACAATTAAAGCTAGAAGTAGCTCAGGAACTGGGTTTAATTGAAAAGGTGAAAAAGGTGGGATGGGCAGGGTTGACAGCTGAAGAAACCGGGAAAATTGGAGGGTATATGACCCAGAAAATCAAAAATCTGAAAAAGCGTAAACTTGATTAA